One Nocardia sp. NBC_01327 genomic window carries:
- a CDS encoding PP2C family protein-serine/threonine phosphatase gives MISSEILTKVHATFDIGARTLVGGRAYQEDAHQSDYAYDLRGGYAVAVVADGMGGAGGGSDVIAHTAADIACRLAALPDNQYSPEHVIHATRAMMTVLADYAPDPVYRTYDQDRADYPFQLPDTTLVLLTVDADTYDIEAAWLGDSRAYALLRDGRLIQLTRDHNLAHLGAPWSLTRSLGSLDTVPERAGWHPGPRPDWHPARILLCTDGIHEALPEKAIRYALTQARTATRAAEWLTRWAVRAAGPHADNATALVLTVNHPE, from the coding sequence ATGATCAGTTCAGAGATACTCACCAAGGTTCACGCCACATTCGACATCGGTGCCCGCACGCTCGTCGGCGGGCGCGCCTATCAGGAGGACGCCCACCAGTCCGACTACGCCTACGACTTACGCGGCGGGTACGCGGTCGCTGTCGTCGCCGACGGGATGGGCGGAGCCGGGGGCGGATCCGACGTGATCGCGCACACGGCCGCCGATATCGCGTGCCGCTTGGCCGCCCTCCCCGACAACCAGTACTCCCCCGAGCACGTCATCCATGCCACCCGCGCCATGATGACCGTGCTTGCCGACTACGCCCCGGACCCGGTCTACCGCACCTACGACCAGGACCGCGCCGATTACCCGTTCCAGCTCCCGGACACCACCCTGGTACTGCTCACCGTCGACGCCGACACCTACGACATCGAAGCCGCGTGGCTCGGCGACAGCCGCGCCTATGCCCTGCTGCGCGATGGTCGGCTCATCCAGCTCACGCGCGATCACAACCTCGCCCACCTCGGCGCGCCCTGGTCGCTGACGCGGTCGCTGGGCTCCCTGGACACCGTGCCCGAGAGGGCCGGATGGCACCCCGGGCCGCGCCCGGACTGGCATCCGGCGCGAATCCTGCTGTGCACGGACGGAATTCACGAAGCCCTCCCCGAAAAAGCCATCCGCTACGCGCTCACCCAGGCCCGCACCGCCACCCGCGCCGCCGAGTGGCTCACACGCTGGGCCGTCCGCGCCGCCGGTCCCCACGCCGACAACGCCACCGCCCTCGTCCTCACCGTCAACCACCCCGAATAG
- a CDS encoding DUF4192 family protein has product MTIPPPLFPSRWAAKRAFGKDGWLTRRVREALPEAESKHAERLAAALRANRHEQHHDAELHAVLIYMSRMNSLWQSDPLGLADLIVRLRCDRVRDELYEIAAGRTDRLHPTTVPDADAVLYGLLTTATSGPDQAHAATLTALTIYTRYGDGTTAEVLLDKACTADPEHHVAKTLHLAVIQQLAPRDVAATFLRSHTQH; this is encoded by the coding sequence GTGACCATCCCCCCGCCCCTGTTTCCTTCCCGCTGGGCCGCCAAACGAGCATTCGGCAAGGACGGTTGGCTCACCCGGCGCGTCCGGGAGGCCCTGCCCGAGGCCGAGAGCAAGCACGCCGAGCGTTTGGCCGCCGCACTGCGCGCCAATCGGCACGAACAGCACCACGACGCCGAGTTGCACGCGGTGTTGATCTACATGTCCCGCATGAACTCGCTGTGGCAGAGCGACCCGCTCGGACTGGCGGACCTCATCGTGCGTTTGCGCTGTGACCGGGTACGAGACGAGCTCTACGAGATCGCCGCCGGACGCACCGACCGGCTACACCCCACCACCGTCCCCGACGCCGACGCCGTGCTCTACGGGCTGCTCACCACCGCAACCAGTGGCCCCGACCAGGCCCACGCCGCCACTTTGACGGCGCTCACCATCTACACCCGCTACGGCGACGGCACCACCGCCGAAGTCCTGCTGGACAAGGCGTGCACCGCCGACCCCGAGCACCACGTCGCCAAGACCTTGCACCTTGCCGTCATTCAGCAGCTCGCGCCCCGAGATGTGGCCGCCACGTTCCTGCGCAGCCACACCCAGCACTAA